The Streptomyces sp. NL15-2K genome contains a region encoding:
- a CDS encoding ABC transporter permease produces MTLAVPPAAALAPATGRLTWRTALRRLIPANRKARTGLAIIALYVLVAAVGPWIVQSLMGLSPTEITGAVLQPPSGAHPLGTTQDGTDVLAQLVVGTRTSLLVGALAAVVSTTLSVAVGLIGGYYGGLADSVLGALTNAFLVLPGLPLVIILAGYLRGRGGPFAVALVIGLTGWAWGARSKRVQTLSLRNRDFVVGARLLGESNLRIMLVEVLPNLLPVISATLMLSLVTSILAVSGLDFLGIGDINAVSWGTMLYFAQQRQAMISGAWWWFVPPGIAITVLGAAAGLVNFGIDELTNPRLRGTRRKAVRKAAR; encoded by the coding sequence ATGACACTCGCCGTCCCGCCGGCCGCCGCGCTCGCTCCCGCGACCGGCCGGCTGACCTGGCGCACGGCGCTGCGCCGGCTGATCCCCGCCAACCGCAAGGCCCGCACCGGGCTCGCGATCATCGCCCTGTACGTCCTCGTGGCCGCCGTCGGCCCGTGGATCGTGCAGTCGCTGATGGGCCTGTCCCCCACGGAAATCACCGGGGCGGTCCTTCAACCCCCTTCCGGGGCACACCCGTTGGGCACCACCCAGGACGGCACCGATGTCCTCGCCCAACTCGTCGTCGGCACCCGGACGTCCCTGCTCGTGGGCGCCCTGGCGGCCGTCGTCTCCACCACGCTGTCGGTGGCCGTCGGACTGATCGGCGGCTACTACGGCGGCCTGGCCGACTCGGTGCTCGGCGCGCTCACCAACGCCTTCCTCGTCCTGCCCGGGCTGCCCCTGGTCATCATCCTCGCCGGGTATCTGCGGGGGCGGGGCGGGCCCTTCGCGGTGGCGCTGGTCATCGGACTGACCGGCTGGGCCTGGGGCGCCCGCTCCAAGCGCGTGCAGACCCTCTCTCTGCGCAACCGGGACTTCGTCGTGGGCGCCCGGCTGCTCGGTGAGAGCAATCTACGGATCATGCTCGTGGAGGTGCTGCCCAACCTCCTGCCGGTGATCTCGGCGACGCTGATGCTCTCGCTCGTCACCTCCATCCTCGCCGTCTCGGGCCTGGACTTCCTGGGCATCGGTGACATCAACGCCGTCAGCTGGGGCACCATGCTCTACTTCGCGCAGCAGCGGCAAGCGATGATCTCCGGTGCGTGGTGGTGGTTCGTGCCACCCGGGATCGCCATCACCGTGCTCGGCGCCGCCGCCGGGCTCGTCAACTTCGGCATCGACGAACTCACCAATCCGCGGCTGCGTGGCACCCGCCGCAAGGCCGTGCGGAAGGCGGCGCGATGA
- a CDS encoding ABC transporter ATP-binding protein — MTDEQAPARTVAEPAPVLEAVDVTVHYPVHRARGETVHALENASLRLRPGRTVALVGESGSGKSTFARTLALAQEPTSGSVLLYGKPASARGRRARRAYARRVQMVLQDPFGSLNPLHRVRYLLERPLRLHGTVRDRDDVERRLRALLERVRLTPPERFLDAFPHELSGGQRQRVAIARALAVEPEVLLGDELVSMLDVSIRLEILNLLATLRDEEHLAMLYITHDIAGARYFADEIAVMYAGEIVEYGTAEDVTQAPAHPYTRLLLDSTPDPDRMEFLAGRTNPGDGVVPDTAEDDYGEPPDLVHPPSGCRFHPRCPLARAACRTEQPPRVQVTDRHWARCVLLSEPSDDVASKVTATGDTTTEAMNR, encoded by the coding sequence ATGACCGACGAACAGGCCCCGGCGCGTACGGTCGCGGAACCGGCCCCCGTACTCGAAGCGGTGGACGTCACCGTCCACTACCCGGTGCACCGCGCACGCGGTGAGACCGTACACGCGCTGGAGAACGCCTCACTGCGCCTGCGTCCGGGCCGCACAGTGGCCCTGGTCGGCGAGAGCGGCAGCGGCAAGTCCACCTTCGCCCGGACACTCGCCCTCGCCCAGGAGCCCACCAGCGGCAGCGTCCTGCTGTACGGGAAACCGGCCTCTGCGCGAGGCCGACGGGCCCGCCGCGCCTACGCCCGCCGGGTCCAGATGGTGCTCCAGGACCCGTTCGGATCACTCAACCCCCTGCACCGCGTGCGATACCTGCTCGAACGGCCGCTGCGGCTGCACGGCACCGTCAGGGACCGTGACGACGTGGAGCGGCGCCTGCGGGCCCTGCTGGAACGCGTGCGGCTCACCCCGCCCGAGCGTTTCCTGGACGCCTTCCCCCACGAGCTCTCCGGTGGCCAGCGGCAGCGCGTCGCGATCGCCCGCGCGCTCGCCGTCGAACCCGAGGTGCTGCTCGGCGACGAACTGGTGAGCATGCTGGACGTCTCCATCCGGCTGGAGATCCTCAACCTCCTCGCCACCCTGCGCGACGAGGAGCACCTGGCCATGCTCTACATCACCCACGACATCGCCGGCGCCCGGTACTTCGCCGACGAGATCGCGGTGATGTACGCGGGGGAGATCGTCGAGTACGGCACGGCGGAGGACGTCACCCAGGCCCCGGCCCATCCGTACACCCGGCTGCTGCTGGACTCGACGCCGGATCCCGACCGGATGGAGTTCCTGGCCGGACGTACGAACCCTGGTGACGGCGTGGTGCCGGACACCGCCGAGGACGACTACGGGGAACCCCCGGACCTGGTCCACCCCCCGTCCGGCTGCCGCTTCCACCCGCGCTGTCCCTTGGCACGCGCAGCATGCCGCACCGAGCAGCCCCCGCGCGTTCAGGTGACGGACCGGCACTGGGCGCGCTGCGTGCTGCTGTCGGAGCCGAGCGACGACGTTGCCTCCAAGGTCACCGCAACGGGTGATACGACCACTGAGGCGATGAACCGGTGA
- a CDS encoding helix-turn-helix domain-containing protein: protein MSLSIGLVVHASRRGVFEEAVEPLSGISLKWVTYGHEQEIRPRVQSLVDGHALDGLLVGAVPYRACRDVLPHTLPIAVTRSSALDLALALAQAQARGWQAVPVSIDTFDHEVVSEVTEALHLDRTRVTCLPYVDDQSVDEICAFHQRSLHDGDGYVITARTAVLRQLRGVLRALNGSPTPSSIRSELHELLLRIRSERAGAAGFAAGVFCVSRHGCPGDLERSRRDLLHLLRATPELTDGWIENRGRRGVVVLGHRTLFERLSRDWLAVPVLGRAQESLGVRVAAGFGAGPSARTSVVLAERAAARAESENRPCGYLMEDGGLVIGPIGPGGQSAGQPSARPHRDQGDRMRELARTVGLSPATLSRLTAIEHDVAGRTVTPSELADAMAITDPSGRRLVRKLHAHGLVTFEGCAQTHRKGRPTGVYRLAIVAALTGSADGHALETM, encoded by the coding sequence GTGAGCTTGTCCATCGGACTCGTCGTTCACGCAAGCCGCCGTGGGGTCTTCGAGGAGGCCGTCGAGCCGTTGTCCGGCATTTCACTGAAGTGGGTCACCTACGGGCACGAGCAGGAGATCCGGCCCCGCGTTCAGAGCCTCGTCGACGGGCATGCCCTGGACGGACTGCTGGTGGGTGCCGTTCCCTATCGCGCCTGCCGTGACGTCCTCCCCCACACCCTCCCCATCGCGGTCACCCGCAGCTCCGCCCTCGACCTGGCGCTGGCGTTGGCCCAGGCGCAGGCCCGCGGCTGGCAGGCGGTTCCGGTCAGCATCGACACCTTCGACCACGAGGTGGTCTCCGAGGTGACGGAGGCGCTGCACCTCGACCGCACCCGTGTCACCTGCCTGCCGTACGTCGATGACCAGAGTGTCGACGAGATCTGCGCCTTCCACCAGCGGTCCCTCCACGACGGCGACGGCTACGTCATCACCGCCCGCACCGCGGTGCTGCGGCAGTTGCGCGGCGTCCTGCGGGCGCTGAACGGCTCGCCCACACCGTCCAGCATCCGCTCGGAACTGCATGAACTGTTGCTGCGCATCCGGTCCGAGCGGGCGGGCGCCGCCGGGTTCGCCGCGGGTGTCTTCTGCGTCAGCAGGCACGGCTGCCCCGGTGACCTGGAGCGCAGCCGCAGGGACCTGCTGCACCTGCTGCGGGCCACGCCCGAACTCACCGACGGCTGGATCGAGAACCGCGGCCGGCGCGGCGTGGTGGTCCTCGGGCACCGCACGCTGTTCGAGCGCCTCAGCCGTGACTGGCTCGCCGTTCCTGTGCTGGGCCGGGCCCAGGAGTCGCTGGGTGTGCGGGTGGCAGCCGGCTTCGGCGCGGGACCCTCGGCCCGCACCTCGGTGGTGCTGGCCGAACGGGCCGCCGCCCGCGCGGAGTCGGAGAACCGGCCGTGCGGCTACCTGATGGAGGACGGCGGACTGGTCATCGGGCCCATCGGGCCGGGCGGGCAGTCGGCAGGGCAGCCGTCGGCCCGGCCCCACCGCGATCAGGGCGACCGCATGCGGGAACTCGCGCGCACCGTCGGGCTGAGTCCGGCAACGTTGTCCAGGCTGACTGCGATCGAGCACGATGTGGCCGGACGGACCGTCACCCCGAGCGAACTGGCCGATGCCATGGCCATCACCGATCCCAGCGGTCGGCGTCTGGTCCGCAAACTCCACGCGCACGGCCTGGTCACCTTCGAGGGATGTGCCCAGACCCATCGGAAGGGGCGGCCGACAGGGGTGTACCGCCTGGCGATCGTCGCGGCGCTGACCGGTTCCGCCGACGGCCACGCCCTCGAAACCATGTGA
- the nagZ gene encoding beta-N-acetylhexosaminidase codes for MTALPGDLVEAANRCLVLGFDGRTLPGELKRLADTGLGGVILHTRNVAGRAQLRELTDELRSLRPGLLVTVDQEGGGISHLARAGAPETPGAWALGVADDTALTAAVANALARHLAECGVGVSFAPVADLHRVSVNPIVRTRAFGADPGHAARHVTAWTEATLAAGVAPCVKHFPGHGSTAVDSHVSAALDTRDERVLREIDLLPFQAAIAAGVPLVMTAHVVYPALDATAPATLSRRVVTDLLRSELGFQGVIVTDALEMKAIADGVGEAAGAVAAIAAGADQIIIASPDPQLWLRCRDALLDAMVRDALDPARVVDAARRVDALAERFAQPPATGRGTDPGLDPGSGDVGLLAARRAVRWKPLPGPVFDPFVVDLHRPSHPALEWARTDLVTLLREVMPGSDGVVATQGPVDVAGILRRAQGRPLLIATEDADLYPWQATARTALLTGRPDALLVATGMPDAETEAADGLCAYGRGRANLRAVAEALL; via the coding sequence GTGACCGCCCTGCCCGGTGATCTGGTCGAGGCCGCGAACCGCTGCCTCGTCCTCGGTTTCGACGGCAGAACACTCCCCGGCGAGCTGAAACGGCTGGCCGACACCGGACTCGGCGGCGTCATCCTGCACACCCGCAACGTCGCCGGGCGGGCCCAACTGCGTGAGCTCACCGATGAGTTGCGCTCATTGCGGCCCGGCTTGCTCGTCACCGTGGACCAGGAGGGCGGCGGCATCAGCCATCTGGCCCGGGCCGGGGCGCCGGAGACCCCGGGGGCCTGGGCGCTCGGCGTCGCCGACGACACGGCGCTGACCGCCGCCGTCGCGAACGCGCTCGCCCGGCACCTGGCCGAGTGCGGAGTGGGCGTGAGCTTCGCCCCGGTGGCCGACCTGCACCGGGTCTCCGTCAACCCCATCGTGCGCACCCGCGCGTTCGGCGCCGACCCCGGCCACGCGGCCCGGCACGTCACCGCCTGGACCGAGGCCACGCTGGCCGCCGGAGTCGCTCCGTGCGTCAAACACTTCCCGGGCCACGGCTCGACCGCCGTGGACAGCCATGTGAGCGCCGCGCTCGACACCAGGGACGAGCGAGTTCTGCGCGAGATCGATCTGCTGCCCTTCCAGGCCGCCATCGCGGCGGGCGTCCCGCTCGTCATGACGGCGCACGTCGTCTACCCGGCGCTCGACGCCACCGCCCCCGCCACCCTCAGCCGCCGCGTCGTCACCGACCTCCTGCGAAGCGAACTCGGTTTCCAGGGCGTCATCGTGACCGATGCCCTGGAGATGAAGGCGATCGCCGACGGGGTGGGCGAGGCGGCCGGCGCCGTCGCGGCGATCGCCGCGGGAGCCGACCAGATCATCATCGCGAGCCCGGACCCTCAGCTGTGGCTGCGCTGCCGGGACGCCCTGCTCGACGCGATGGTCCGCGACGCGCTCGACCCTGCCCGGGTGGTCGACGCCGCCCGCCGCGTCGACGCCCTGGCCGAGCGGTTCGCGCAGCCACCTGCCACCGGCCGCGGTACCGATCCCGGTCTCGATCCCGGTTCCGGGGACGTGGGGCTGCTCGCCGCCCGCCGGGCCGTCCGGTGGAAGCCGCTGCCCGGTCCCGTCTTCGATCCCTTCGTCGTCGACCTCCACCGCCCCTCGCACCCCGCACTGGAATGGGCCCGTACGGACCTCGTCACACTCCTGCGCGAGGTCATGCCCGGTTCCGACGGCGTAGTGGCCACGCAGGGCCCCGTGGACGTGGCCGGCATCCTGCGGCGCGCCCAGGGGCGACCGCTGCTGATCGCCACCGAGGACGCGGACCTGTATCCATGGCAGGCCACGGCCCGCACCGCCCTGCTCACCGGCCGCCCCGACGCGCTCCTCGTCGCCACCGGCATGCCGGACGCGGAGACGGAGGCCGCGGACGGGCTGTGCGCGTACGGGCGGGGCCGGGCCAACCTGAGAGCCGTGGCCGAGGCGTTGCTCTGA
- a CDS encoding ABC transporter ATP-binding protein → MNQDTAGDLLLDVRDLSVDYGSQGEPLPAVSQVSLRLRRGDILGIVGESGSGKTTLVNALLRLLRPPAVVLSGSATLHPRSGAAIDLLHADARELRRTRWEHTAVVFQSAMNALNPVSRLSAQFTDVLRAHRRISKSQARERAAHMLELVGIPAARLDSYPHELSGGTRQRATIALALVCEPDLLVMDEPTTAVDVVMQRQILRQVIRLQRELRFSVVFITHDLSLLLEIADRIAVMYGGRIVESGPAGDLYRDPRHPYTRGLRDSFPPLRGPMRQLNGIPGNPPDLRSLPPGCPFQPRCPHATPDCATAPPALIGHGADRAVACVHAQDLPAPTTGGRV, encoded by the coding sequence ATGAACCAGGACACCGCGGGAGACCTGCTGCTGGACGTGCGGGACCTGAGTGTCGACTACGGCTCGCAGGGCGAACCCCTGCCGGCCGTGTCCCAGGTGTCGCTGCGTCTGCGTCGCGGCGACATCCTCGGCATCGTCGGCGAGAGCGGCAGCGGCAAGACCACTCTCGTCAACGCCCTCCTACGACTGCTGCGCCCACCCGCTGTCGTCCTGTCCGGCAGCGCCACGCTCCACCCGCGCTCGGGCGCCGCCATCGACCTGCTCCACGCCGACGCCCGCGAACTGCGCAGGACGCGGTGGGAGCACACGGCCGTCGTCTTCCAGAGCGCCATGAACGCCCTCAACCCCGTCTCCAGGCTGAGCGCCCAGTTCACCGACGTCCTGCGCGCCCATCGCCGTATCTCCAAGTCCCAAGCCCGCGAACGCGCCGCGCACATGCTCGAACTCGTCGGCATTCCCGCCGCCCGGCTGGACAGCTATCCGCACGAGCTCTCCGGCGGGACGCGCCAGCGGGCCACCATCGCGCTCGCCCTGGTCTGCGAGCCGGATCTGCTGGTGATGGACGAGCCGACGACGGCTGTGGACGTGGTGATGCAGCGGCAGATCCTACGCCAAGTGATCAGGTTGCAGCGAGAGTTGAGATTCTCCGTCGTCTTCATCACGCACGACCTGTCACTGCTGCTCGAGATCGCCGACCGCATCGCCGTGATGTACGGCGGGCGGATCGTGGAGAGCGGACCGGCCGGGGACCTGTACCGGGACCCGAGGCACCCGTACACGCGCGGACTGCGTGACTCGTTCCCGCCGCTGCGCGGACCGATGCGCCAACTGAACGGTATCCCCGGCAACCCGCCCGACCTGCGCAGCCTTCCGCCGGGCTGCCCCTTCCAACCACGGTGCCCGCATGCGACGCCGGACTGCGCAACCGCACCTCCCGCACTCATCGGGCACGGCGCGGACCGCGCGGTGGCCTGCGTCCACGCCCAGGACCTGCCCGCGCCGACCACTGGAGGGCGAGTATGA
- a CDS encoding ABC transporter permease has translation MTATTLPAGDARPSAAAGGLARRRRGGRARVLLRRLGFYVGTAAVAITLNFVIPRLMPGDPASVILNKLAQRSQVTPATEKSIRALFGVPDQNLWQQYLHYLSQIAHLDFGVSTAYFPQPVRELISQGLPWTLGLVSLTTILAFLLGTGLGIVSGARPGSRLDSVLAPLATFLGSMPYFWVATMLLLLLSVSLPVFPSQNGYDLNLGPGFSPAFVTSVIAHGFLPAATIVVSSVGGWLLGMRNMMITTVAEDYVSLAEAKGLGRGRILLAYAARNAMLPQVAGLAISIGTVVGGSLLAEAVFAYPGIGYLFYQAVVNLDYPLMQALFLIISLSVLVANFIADSVYVLLDPRTREDA, from the coding sequence ATGACGGCGACGACGCTTCCGGCCGGTGACGCACGGCCGTCGGCGGCCGCGGGCGGGCTCGCCCGCCGCCGTCGCGGCGGTCGGGCCCGGGTCCTGCTGCGCCGCCTCGGCTTCTACGTCGGGACCGCCGCCGTGGCCATCACCCTGAACTTCGTCATCCCCCGGCTCATGCCGGGGGATCCCGCCTCCGTCATCCTGAACAAGCTGGCCCAGCGCTCACAGGTCACCCCGGCGACCGAGAAGTCCATCAGGGCGTTGTTCGGCGTCCCCGACCAGAACCTGTGGCAGCAGTACCTGCACTACCTCTCCCAGATCGCGCACCTCGACTTCGGGGTCTCCACCGCGTACTTCCCGCAGCCGGTGCGCGAGTTGATCTCGCAAGGCCTGCCGTGGACGCTGGGCCTGGTCAGCCTGACCACCATCCTGGCGTTCCTGCTCGGCACCGGACTCGGCATCGTCTCCGGCGCCCGGCCCGGCAGCCGCCTGGACAGCGTGCTGGCGCCGCTCGCGACCTTCCTCGGTTCGATGCCGTACTTCTGGGTCGCCACCATGCTGCTTCTGCTGCTGTCGGTGAGCCTGCCGGTCTTTCCCTCGCAGAACGGCTACGACCTCAACCTCGGACCGGGCTTCAGCCCCGCGTTCGTCACCAGTGTGATCGCGCACGGTTTCCTGCCCGCCGCGACCATCGTCGTCTCCTCGGTCGGCGGCTGGCTGCTCGGCATGCGCAACATGATGATCACCACCGTGGCCGAGGACTACGTCAGCCTCGCCGAGGCCAAGGGACTCGGCCGCGGGCGGATTCTGCTGGCGTACGCCGCCCGCAACGCCATGCTGCCGCAGGTGGCGGGCCTGGCCATCTCGATCGGCACGGTCGTCGGCGGCTCGCTGCTCGCCGAAGCGGTCTTCGCCTATCCCGGCATCGGTTACCTCTTCTACCAGGCCGTGGTGAACCTCGACTATCCGCTGATGCAGGCGCTGTTCCTGATCATCTCGCTCTCCGTGCTCGTGGCCAACTTCATCGCCGACTCCGTCTACGTCCTGCTCGACCCACGCACCCGGGAGGACGCATGA